One Bombina bombina isolate aBomBom1 chromosome 5, aBomBom1.pri, whole genome shotgun sequence DNA segment encodes these proteins:
- the LOC128659901 gene encoding gastrula zinc finger protein XlCGF26.1-like has product MNSYVLDKHVNNSYLSITTVLDTNDYSQTLGISQQIFREDGELTGTGQQSLCTESNLVIKQEDNIYALSSEIIIPKDKPHTFTEFSKHIKKGKSLQSSQIIHTKEKPFKSTECEKSFRWKSHLLEHYKIYTGEKPHTCTECGKCFTQMEHLKTHESSHKGEKSFTCTECGKSFKQISNLKTHERIHTGEKPFTCTECGKSFIQMSGLKYHERTHTGVKSFTCTECGKSFIQKSHLKYHERIHTEEPIACTECGKSFTEKCNLKQHERVHTGEKPYTCTDCGKSFTKKCNLKQHERIHTGEKPFTCTECGKSFTLKSSLKYHERSHTGEKPFTCTECGISFIQLSSLKYHERIHTGEKPFTCTECGKSFTEKCNLKQHERIHTGEKPYTCTDCGKSFTEKWNLKQHERIHTGEKPFTCTECGISFIQLSSLKYHERIHTGEKPFICTECGKSFTLKSSLKYHERIHKGRNLSHV; this is encoded by the coding sequence ACAAACACGTCAATAATTCATATCTATCCATCACTacagtcttagacaccaatgactattcacaaacattggggatatcacagcagatatttagagAAGATGGTGAATTGAccggaactgggcagcaatcactatgtacagagagtaatttagtcatcaaacaagaggacaacatttatgccttatctagtgaaattattatccctaaggataaaccacacacatttactgagttttcaaaacatattaaaaaagggaaaagtctacagtctagccaaattattcatacaaaggagaaacctttcaaatctacagaatgtgagaaaagctttagatggaagtctcatctactagaacactacaaaatttacacaggtgagaaaccacacacttGTACTGAgtgtggcaaatgttttacacaaatggaacatctgaaaactcatgaaagtagTCACAAAGGAGAAAAgtcattcacatgtacagagtgtggaaaaagttttaaacaaataagtaatctgaaaactcatgaaaggattcacacaggggaaaagccattcacgtgtacagagtgtgggaaaagttttatacaaatgagtggtctgaaatatcatgaaaggactCACACAGGGGTAAAgtcgttcacatgtacagagtgtggaaaaagttttatacaaaagagtcatctgaaatatcatgaaaggattcacacagaagAGCCTAtcgcatgtacagagtgtggaaaaagttttacagaaaagtgtAATCTGAAACAGCATGAAAgggttcacacaggagaaaagccttacacatgtacagattgtggaaaaagttttacaaaaaagtgTAATCTGAAACAGCATgagaggattcacacaggagaaaagcctttcacatgtacagagtgtggaaaaagttttacactaaagagtagtctgaaatatcatgaaaggagtcacacaggagaaaagcctttcacgtgtacagagtgtggaataaGTTTTATACAATTgagtagtctgaaatatcatgaaaggattcacacaggagaaaagcctttcacatgtacagagtgtggaaaaagttttacagaaaagtgtAATCTGAaacagcatgaaaggattcacacaggagaaaagccttacacatgtacagattgtggaaaaagttttacagaaaagtggAATCTGAaacagcatgaaaggattcacacaggagaaaagcctttcacgtgtacagagtgtggaataaGTTTTATACAATTgagtagtctgaaatatcatgaaaggattcacacaggagaaaagcctttcatatgtacagagtgtggaaaaagttttacactaaagagtagtctgaaatatcatgaaaggattcacaagggaagaaacctttcacatgtttag